Proteins encoded by one window of Manduca sexta isolate Smith_Timp_Sample1 chromosome 12, JHU_Msex_v1.0, whole genome shotgun sequence:
- the LOC115443622 gene encoding alpha-(1,3)-fucosyltransferase C, whose product MITQKYIFYSLGVFVIIFMFVMWTDIDYGNFKTPLRALMDFKQLNSNAIVIMEDIKLNNSLNNSSLKYVLIWTLPQRDPLMYLGEGQVVFIKKKCPVTNCYITTNKQLMNLKNFDVLLFNVPEINDKPHPNLPPERSPHQIYVFASIESADYYPLCSTRFDNYFNLTWTYKLNSDLYYGYMIIRNKQGEVIGPNQIMHWEKIENMDPIDDKIKERLKNKNKAAAWIVSNCNAPSGRDQFVREVQRQLDQYGLVVDIYGNCGKKRCERNMMPKCLEMIEREYYFYFSFENSFAEDYVTEKLLSALNHYAVPVVFGTANYTRFMPDGIYLNAKELGAKDLAKQMSEIINDKERYYNFFKWHNHYSYHEVEEVPETDFHCKLCEKLNSKEVTEGVNVYEHLRDWWNTNRIRPGGCPFKMPVFQ is encoded by the exons atgataacacaaaaatatatattttattcacttggagtatttgtaatcatttttatgtttgtaatgtGGACTGACATAGATTATGGAAATTTTAAAACACCATTACGGGCTTTAATGGATTTCAAACAGCTCAATTCTAACGCCATAGTGATAATGgaagacattaaattaaacaatagcCTAAACAATAGCTCACTGAAGTACGTATTAATTTGGACGCTGCCTCAAAGGGATCCTCTAATGTACTTGGGTGAAGGCCAAGTAGTTTTTATCAAGAAGAAATGTCCGGTAACCAATTGTTACATAACGACTAACAAGCAGTTAATGAACTTGAaaaattttgatgttttattgtttaatgtccCGGAAATTAATGATAAACCACATCCAAACTTACCACCTGAAAGGTCTCCGCACCAAATATATGTGTTTGCGAGCATCGAATCTGCTGACTACTACCCACTCTGCAGTACCCGgtttgacaattatttcaatttgACTTGGACTTATAAACTCAATTCTGACTTATATTACGGGTACATGATTATAAGAAACAAACAAGGAGAAGTGATCGGTCCTAATCAGATAATGCATTGGGAGAAAATAGAAAACATGGATCCTATAGACGATAAAATCAAGGAAAgacttaagaataaaaataaagctgcTGCGTGGATTGTGTCGAACTGCAACGCTCCGAGTGGCAGAGATCAATTTGTGAGAGAGGTTCAAAGACAACTCGATCAATATGGACTGGTCGTCGACATTTATGGTAATTGTGGAAAAAAGAGATGTGAGAGAAACATGATGCCCAAATGCTTGGAGATGATTGAAAGagagtattatttttacttttcatttGAAAACTCTTTTGCTGAAGATTATGTTACGGAGAAATTGTTATCTGCGCTTAATCATTATGCTGTCCCTGTTGTTTTTGGTACAGCTAACTATACACG GTTTATGCCTGACGGTATATATTTGAACGCGAAAGAGTTAGGCGCTAAGGATCTGGCCAAACAAATGTCGGAAATCATAAACGATAAAGAAAGATATTACAATTTCTTCAAATGGCATAATCACTATTCTTACCATGAAGTCGAAGAAGTGCCCGAGACTGATTTCCATTGCAAGCTTTGTGAGAAACTTAATTCTAAAGAAGTGACGGAAGGCGTCAATGTATACGAACATCTGAGGGACTGGTGGAATACTAATAGAATACGACCCGGTGGTTGTCCCTTTAAAATGCcagtatttcaataa
- the LOC119189060 gene encoding uncharacterized protein LOC119189060 yields the protein MLWDPNNVLKFIDLYHNRVILWDPKHKHRYNRKLKHDAWVEISKVMNCPIADLKKKLESLQAQLRREKSQMRKSAVQDEDYISSWYAYDHLKFLLNRNDSSRMKAKRLQDNENSTTSIEQSEDEQFDNAEYEIEEPVKIEFQPIDDPTENLEYEHTSMEQNASIPQNKFVQPIFKQPSTKRRRVNDSDSHIINKAFEMHSPAIATVSGAATKDFASTTPNDSEAYANFIASKFCTYSLRTKNALQYQISNLLYKADNGYFEHYQPSFECSSRRSTKPVQSTSETPSQTEPISKRTSPSIINENKNKIDSSGALLPNEEQETQD from the exons ATGCTATGGGAtccaaataatgttttaaaatttattgatttatatcacAACCGTGTAATCCTGTGGGACCCAAAGCATAAACATCGCtataacagaaaattaaaacatgatGCCTGGGTAGAAATATCTAAAGTAATGAATTGTCCTATTGCTGACTTGAAAAAAAAGCTTGAGAGTCTACAGGCTCAATTGAGGCGGGAGAAGTCGCAAATGAGGAAGTCCGCTGTTCAAG ATGAAGACTACATTTCATCGTGGTACGCGTATGATCATCTGAAGTTTCTCCTGAATAGAAATGACAGCTCTCGGATGAAAGCG AAAAGGCTACAGGATAATGAAAACTCAACTACATCGATCGAACAATCTGAAGATGAACAATTTGATAATGCAGAATATGAAATTGAAGAACCTGTCAAAATAGAATTCCAACCCATAGATGATCCAACTGAAAACTTAGAATATGAACACACGAGTATGGAACAAAATGCCTCTATTCCTCAAAATAAGTTTGTACAACCAATTTTTAAACAACCGTCAACTAAGAGGAGGAGGGTAAATGACTCAGATagtcatataattaataaggcTTTCGAAATGCATTCACCAGCCATAGCTACAGTGAGTGGAGCTGCAACCAAAGATTTCGCTTCTACGACTCCAAATGACAGTGAAGCGTATGCAAATTTCATAGCCAGCAAGTTTTGCACATATTCACTTCGTACGAAGAATGCATTGCAGtatcaaataagtaatttactttataaagcTGATAACGGTTACTTTGAGCACTATCAGCCGTCATTTGAATGTTCTTCACGGCGAAGTACTAAACCTGTACAATCTACGTCTGAAACGCCAAGTCAAACCGAACCAATAAGTAAAAGGACATCACCTTCcataattaatgaaaacaaaaataaaattgactcaTCTGGTGCGTTGCTACCAAATGAAGAACAAGAGACCCAAGATTGA
- the LOC115443618 gene encoding uncharacterized protein LOC115443618 isoform X2 translates to MAKRNVYPGKSFQNSHTKNSKWLTNMIIRCFWAVHAIMYQNYLAIATIFAVVALSFIIPDISKRIHATTELGDMKKVLDLMSTEVRLAEVACLTDVNDICNLHSTMQDDGTETSKVFCDLSLQTNEKARSTRSEPVQVENKVGFFRRILFPVRNTSRKEITIMSYVYTDSFDDQRKVKNNTKISEL, encoded by the exons atggCTAAGCGAAATGTATACCCAG GGAAATCGTTTCAAAATTCACATACAAAAAACTCCAAATGGCTAACCAACATGATCATTCGATGTTTCTGGGCGGTACATGCGATTATGTACCAAAATTACTTAGCCATAGCCACTATATTCGCGGTAGTGGCGCTGAGCTTCATCATACCAGACATATCGAAAAGGATACATGCCACCACCGAGTTGGGAGATATGAAGAAAGTTTTGGACTTGATGTCG ACGGAAGTAAGGCTTGCAGAAGTTGCGTGTTTGACGGATGTAAATGACATATGTAATCTGCACAGCACCATGCAAGACGACGGCACGGAAACC tCAAAAGTCTTCTGCGACCTGTCGCTTCAAACCAACGAGAAAGCGCGTTCAACTCGATCAGAACCCGTACAAGTGGAGAATAAAGTTGGTTTCTTTCGCAGAATCCTGTTCCCTGTCAGAAATACTTCACGTAAA GAAATAACCATTATGTCTTACGTTTACACGGATTCGTTTGATGATCAACGTAAAGTTAagaacaatacaaaaatatctgaattGTGA
- the LOC115443612 gene encoding uncharacterized protein LOC115443612: MDHRRRNRRRNHSRSGVPSHPLQHSKPWSLLSGLYSFMIMSSLLALIYLMLEYHCKTCTTKCDLTNITRNIDDISKNLSMMKDSYYDLEKKIFKFSQELPKIEGQIDILEAIANTVENKDLGWNAKIFTLPTVEISSNNRLDDNACNFTARQIRNGLKPIANQE, from the exons ATGGACCACAGACGAAGGAATAGGAGACGCAACCACTCTCGCTCTGGAGTACCAAGCCACCCACTCCAGCACTCGAAACCATGGTCACTTCTAAGTGGCTTGTACAGTTTTATGATAATGAGCAGCTTGTTAGCACTGATATACTTGATGTTGGAGTATCATTGCAAAACATGCACTACTAAATGCGATCTCACTAATATAACAAGGAATATTGACGATATCTCG AAAAATCTATCAATGATGAAGGACAGCTATTACGATTTGGAGAagaagatatttaaattttctcaagAATTACCGAAGATCGAAGGGCAAATAGACATTTTGGAAGCAATTGCTAATACAGTGGAAAACAAGGATCTTGGATGGAACGCGAAGATATTCACTTTGCCTACAGTCGAAATATCATCTAACAATCGACTTGATGACAATGCTTGTAATTTTACCGCTAGGCAAATAAGAAATGGCCTCAAACCAATTGCAAATCAAGAATGA
- the LOC115443611 gene encoding uncharacterized protein LOC115443611: MPRRSSLKTLLIESMLFVSLFALVAHLSIHFWERYVIQTELSHMKYSLHSMKETINNIGNAYDVLHKDLKGLISAAENAISMDTSRKPEQGYKDKYTLDRRTLHNMRVQAMVKAKNERVGKSHTKFKELTYKNAKPIAINATTITKYPPKSTGIGSNLTAECCEDSCGRNVHKCYEVYNYCRDPRAILQH; encoded by the exons ATGCCTCGCCGAAGTTCTCTAAAAACTTTGTTAATTGAAAGCATGTTATTTGTGAGCTTGTTCGCTTTAGTAGCACATCTCAGTATACATTTCTGGGAAAGGTATGTTATACAAACGGAACTTTCTCACATGAAGTACAGCTTACATTCTATGaaa GAAACTATCAACAACATCGGGAATGCATACGACGTACTTCATAAAGATCTTAAAGGGCTTATAAGTGCTGCAGAAAACGCCATTTCAATGGATACATCTAGAAAACCCGAACAGGGATACAAAGATAAATACACATTAGATCGACGAACACTTCATAATATGAGGGTACAAGCAATGGTAAAAGCTAAAAATGAAAGAGTAGGTAAATCACACACAAAATTCAAAGAATTGACATACAAGAACGCTAAGCCGATTGCCATAAATGCTACTACTATAACGAAATATCCTCCAAAATCAACGGGGATTGGTTCTAATTTGACCGCTGAATGTTGTGAGGATTCCTGTGGGCGGAACGTGCATAAATGTTACGAAGTTTACAATTATTGTAGAGATCCTCGTGCTATTCTTCAACATTAA
- the LOC115443618 gene encoding uncharacterized protein LOC115443618 isoform X1 translates to MAKRNVYPGFYNHHTGKSFQNSHTKNSKWLTNMIIRCFWAVHAIMYQNYLAIATIFAVVALSFIIPDISKRIHATTELGDMKKVLDLMSTEVRLAEVACLTDVNDICNLHSTMQDDGTETSKVFCDLSLQTNEKARSTRSEPVQVENKVGFFRRILFPVRNTSRKEITIMSYVYTDSFDDQRKVKNNTKISEL, encoded by the exons atggCTAAGCGAAATGTATACCCAG GATTCTACAATCACCACACAGGGAAATCGTTTCAAAATTCACATACAAAAAACTCCAAATGGCTAACCAACATGATCATTCGATGTTTCTGGGCGGTACATGCGATTATGTACCAAAATTACTTAGCCATAGCCACTATATTCGCGGTAGTGGCGCTGAGCTTCATCATACCAGACATATCGAAAAGGATACATGCCACCACCGAGTTGGGAGATATGAAGAAAGTTTTGGACTTGATGTCG ACGGAAGTAAGGCTTGCAGAAGTTGCGTGTTTGACGGATGTAAATGACATATGTAATCTGCACAGCACCATGCAAGACGACGGCACGGAAACC tCAAAAGTCTTCTGCGACCTGTCGCTTCAAACCAACGAGAAAGCGCGTTCAACTCGATCAGAACCCGTACAAGTGGAGAATAAAGTTGGTTTCTTTCGCAGAATCCTGTTCCCTGTCAGAAATACTTCACGTAAA GAAATAACCATTATGTCTTACGTTTACACGGATTCGTTTGATGATCAACGTAAAGTTAagaacaatacaaaaatatctgaattGTGA
- the LOC115443626 gene encoding uncharacterized protein LOC115443626, giving the protein MCTNVALVDRLECYMDELVGNFEDFVKKSLVIITIAVGGVIAVLIYALKVINDRQLESIPSRYSTQFHATKSTSKTGKCSKNCKSIVLQTSKSIPKSDKFANTERISRDPSNDETILSSIALSTCSKSCPSSSRSLVRKASPARLTIPSLPTNYTNRRLSPARVCPKLVTTKKSCCSLCCADDDRR; this is encoded by the exons ATGTGCACGAACGTCGCTCTGGTGGATAGACTAGAATGCTATATGGACGAGCTGGTCGGCAACTTCGAAGATTTCGTCAAGAAATCACTTGTTATAATCACAATCGCCGTAGGCGGAGTGATTGCTGTCCTGATATACGCACTGAAAGTTATAAATGACAGACAACTGGAGTCAa TTCCGTCAAGATATTCGACACAATTTCATGCAACTAAAAGTACAAGCAAAACCGGCAAGTGCAGCAAAAATTGCAAGAGTATTGTACTGCAAACATCTAAAAGCATTCCAAAGAGTGATAAATTTGCTAATACAGAACGTATATCACGAGATCCCAGTAATGACGAGACAATATTGAGCTCTATTGCACTGTCGACATGTAGCAAG agttGCCCTTCAAGTTCTAGATCATTGGTGCGAAAAGCCTCTCCTGCTAG ACTGACGATTCCTAGCTTACCTACAAATTATACCAACC GCCGTCTCTCTCCAGCACGAGTCTGCCCAAAATTAGTGACAACAAAAAAGTCTTGCTGCTCGTTGTGTTGTGCTGATGACGACAGGCGATAA